TCGCTCTGGCTTGGCATCATGAAAATCGGCGAGAAAGCGGGAGCGGTGCAGCTTCTTGCAAAAATCGTCTCGCCCTTGTTCAGCAGACTCTTCCCCGAAATTCCGAAGAACCACCCGGTCGTGGGAACAATGCTCATGAACATCAGCGCGAACATGCTCGGGCTCGACAACGCAGCCACCCCGATGGGCCTCCAGGCAATGAAGCAGTTGCAGGAGCTCAATCCCAACGAAGACAAGACGGTCGCAAGCAACTCGCAGATTATGTTCCTCGTGCTGAACGCAAGCGGACTCACGCTCATCCCGGTGAGCATCATGACGTACCGCGCCCAGATGGGAGCAGCAAATCCAAGTGACGTTTTCCTGCCCATTCTTCTTTCCACATTCTTCAGCACCATCGCGGGCATCGTCGTACTCAGCTTTTTCCAGAAGGTCAAGCTCAAGGACCCCGTAACAGTCGCCTGGCTCGGCGGGCTTTCCGCCTGCGTCATCGCCCTCATGGTTTACTTCAGCCACCTAACTGCCGAAGCTCTCGGAACGACGAGTCTGTTTATCAGCGGTCTCCTCCTGTTCGGACTGATCGTCGTTTTCATGGGACTTGCCGTCTATAAAAAGGTGCAGGCCTACGAAGCCTTTGTCGAAGGCGCAAAAGAAGGCTTCCACACGGCAGTGATGGTTATCCCCTACCTGGTCGCAATCCTCGTGGGTGTCGCCGTATTCCGTGCAAGCGGGGCCATGGACCTCGTGATGAACGGAATATCAGCACTTCTTGCTTGTTTTGGAATTGGTAACGACGTGGTTCCGGCACTCCCCACCGCGTTCATGAAGCCCTTAAGTGGCGGTGGTGCACGCGGCATGATGATCGATGCAATGAAGACCTTCGGTGCAGACAGTTTCGCCGGTCGCCTCAGCTGCATGTTCCAAGGCGCAACCGACACCACGTTCTACATTATCGCCGTCTATTTCGGTTCTGTAGGAATCAAGAAGACACGCCATGCCCTCACCTGCGCCCTGATATCCGACGCGGTAGGCATCATCTCAGCGATTGCCATCGCCTACATGTTCTTCCCACCCATGTAGGGTGCCTCTGGCTCCCAAGTCATTCTCGACCGAAGAGAGGGCGGACAGCACTTGGCAAGTGGACGCCTTAGTGCGCATGGTCCTCGAAGGGGAGAATCCAATGCTGGATCCCGTCGCTACGCTCCAGGATGACAATTCTGAAGTTAAATCAAGTCCCTGTTCAACAATTCGCCGTGGTCCAGCACCAAACGGCGGAAGGGACTGTTCAAATAGAAATCAGGGTTATGCGTCGCCATCACCACGGTCGTTCCGCGGGCGTTGATTTCCTTGAAAATCTTGAAGACCTCTTCAGCGTTTTTCGGGTCCAAGTTACCGGTCGGTTCGTCAGCCAAGAGTAAGTACGGATTGTGCACCATCGCACGTGCGATCGCCACGCGTTGCTGTTCACCGCCCGAAAGCGTGTACGGCATTGCAAAGCGCTTCTGGCTGATTCCTACAAGAGCAAGAGCATCGAACACGGCCGCATTGATTTGCTTGCTTGGAGTTCCCACAATGCGAAGCGCTAACGCCACGTTCTCGAAAACGTTTCGATCCGGCAGCAGCTTAAAATCCTGAAAGATAATGCCCATCTTGCGGCGAAGTGCCTGAATCTTACGGTCCGGCGTATTCTTGCTGTCGTACAGACAGTCGCCAGTAAACTTCACCATCACCTGGCCGCCACGTTCTTCGTCGGGACGTTCGTCCATATAAATCAGTTTCAGGAGCGTCGACTTACCGGCACCGGAATGCCCCGTCAAGAAAACGAATTCACCCTTATGGATACGCAACGTCACATTGGAAAGCGCTTTCCAATTATCCTCGTAAGATTTCGTGACGTGGTTAAAGTGAATCATTGCAGATCGCTACTCCGTCATGCGAATTTCAATATGGACTTCTTCGCGCCACTTTTTCACGAGAGCCTCGAGCTTTTGATTTTCGAGATGCGTTGCCGCCATCTGTTCAATCTTGGCATAGTCCTCTTCCAAGTTCAGATCGCGGGTCTGGCGTGAATCATCGAGGCGGAACAGGTGGTAAGAACCATCGATCAGCACCGGTTCAGAGATTTCGCCCACATTCAAGTTCGCCACCGGCTCCACGTACGCAGGTTCCATTTCGTTACGCTGGAACCAGCCCAGGCGGCCACCGGCAAAGTTGCTGGACTTGTCTTCACTGAACTTTTTCGCGGCAGCAGAGAAATCTTCCATCGTCTTGACATTCTTTTGCAAGGAATCGGCACGAGCCAAAACCGCTGCGGAATCAGCCGCCGTCGGAATCGTACGGAGCAGAATCTGAGCCGAACGGACACCGTCTTCCTTACGGCCTAGAACGCGGGGAATATGCCAACCCAGTTTCGTCTTTACCGGGTTCGCGGAATACTGGCCGTTTTTCAGCAAGTCGAGAGCGCGTTCAAAGACAGGGTCCAGCTGACCGCGCTTAAAGTAACCGAGGTCGCCCCCCTTCGCGGCAGAAGTATCCTGCGAGTGGGCCTTCGCCAAAAGTTCAAAGCTCATCCCCAAGTTCAGCGTATCAATCAGGGAGTCGGCAATCAGCTTCACCGAATCCACAATCGCCTGGTTCGGTTCGATCGGTAACTGGATGTGGCTCAACAGCACGCAGTTGAACTGCTGCGGAATCGAATCCTTGTATTCGGCAAAGAACGCATCCACTTCCTTTTTCGTCGGAGTAATCGTCCCGATATGGCGTTGACGGACGCGGCTCATTTCAATATGGCCACGAATCTGCTTTGCCAGCTGGTCGCGGTACTGCGCCATGCTGATACCAAGCTGAGCGCGAATCGCCTTTTCAAGAGTCGCAAGGTTCGTATTCTGGCTAGCCGCAAGCTGCGACAAGTGGGCGTTCACACGCTGATCCACTTCGGCATCTGTCACCACGATGGAGTCGCGATCGATTCGGCTGAGCAAGACCTTTTCGTCAATCAGCTGGTCCAGCACATACTTGCGCTGGTCCGCTTCCGACATGGCGTTTCCTTCGGGAGTTTCCTGATAGCGGTACAGGGCATTCAAAAATTCCGAACGCATAATCGGCTTACCGTCCACGACGGCAGCAACGCCTTCCATCAGCACCGGTTCAGCCAGTGCAAGCGAGGCAAAAACACTCATCACAAAAGTCAAACGATTCATCATAGCCGGAAACTTCATTACTTTTCCTTTTCGCTAAAAACATTCATCTGCGAAAAAATCGGGCGAGCCTTTTTCCATTCTTTCTTGAGACGCGAAAGCACCGTCTTCTGGTGTTCCACCCAGGCACGTGCAGCGACATCGTCTGCCACTTCGGCATACGGCAGCACATCGGCGGAGTCCAGTCTTTCGACAACCACAGCCATCTTGAGAGCGCCGCCACAGACCTTCATCACCGAAAGCGCTCCGAGCGTAACATCCTTAATAGACGGAATCATGCAGCTATCGGGAGTCACTGTCGCCGAATCAAAAGTTTCGATCCGCTTCACCAGCCAATATTGTGCCGGCAGAGAATCGTAAACCAGTTTCTTATGACCTTTGTAGTACTGATCCGCAGACTGCCAATCCTTAAAATAGAGGAGTGCGCCTTTGACCATCGTGCGTCCGCGCAAGAAAAACTCCGGATGCGTCTGGTAGTAGTCCAACTTTTCCGCATCGCCCACCATCATGGTATCGGCAAAATTCTGCAAGAAATGATCCACGGTCATCTTGCGTTCGGTGCGTCTGATTTGTTCCTGCAGGTTTTCATCTTTCAGCACCCCACTTGCAACCGCTTCCTGGTAAATGGTCTCTTCGTCAATCCAGTGTTCCAGAAACGAGAGCTTTTCTCGGTTTTCCCAGGAATCCCACTCCGGTGCAATACGGCGGATTTCCGATTCGCGAAGCTTCGCCTCGCCTACCGAAACCACAACGGGATCATCCTTGGAAAAAGGGACATCACAACCCGTCAACACCACGAGTACACACAAGCCAAGCAACAAAGAACGAAAAACAAAATTCATCGAGGCTAAATTTAGAAAATTTGTAGCCCGCAGCCCATAAAAAAGAGGACTTTCAATCGCCAAACTCTACTTTCGGACAACCTTAATTACAAGACCGAACGACTTGGTATTGAGGCCAGCATCGTCAACCGGCATATTTTTGCCCTTGTATTCGTCGCCATCCTCGTTATTAAACGAAAGAACCGTCTTGAACGCAACACCCACAAAGAAATGTTCCGAAAATTCCCAGAGGTACCCCAGCTCAAAGCGGAACGTCATTTCCCAGTCTTCGTAATCCATTCCGTATTTCTTTTCGGCCTTGTCCTGCCCGTACAAGTACGTCGGTCCGAACGAGAATCCCGCAAAGGTGCCGTTCAAGAAAGAATACGTCGACGTCGAATCAAAAACCAGGTTAAACGGAAAGAAAACCGAGCCGAAACCTAAATAGTACCGGAGTCTGGAATCCCGTTCCAAGAATTCTTCCTTGTCGCGCGAATAGTACTTGTATCGGTAATCACCTTTGGCCAAGAACAGGTCGTTATCAAGAAATACGCCCCAAAACCGGAACAGGTAGGCACCCGCGCGAAAGCCCACATTGTACGTTCGACCTTCGAATTTGATGATATTGTAATGAAGGTCCTCGTCATAGACCATTTCATCTTTTTCCAGGTCATGGTAATAGTTGATTACGGACGCGGTTTGGTTCTTTGAAGTCGAAGTCATCGCGCCGCCGCTGATTTCAAAATAAGGCGAAAAGAAATCAGAAAGCGTATGACGCTTACGCGGAGGAGATTTTTCCGAAGAATAGACGCTCGCATCTGCCACGCACAACAGACAAAGTATCAGCAAAGCGATGCGTTTCATCTATCAACGACTCCGTCAACTTTAAGCACAGCGAAATTCACGAACTTGCCACAGGAAGTATCTTCGGGCGACAGGAACTTCTGCAATTTAAAAGACTTGCTCAAAGTTTTTTTGTGCTCATCGACTTCCCTAAAATAGTACGACCTCGACTCCGCAGAATCCACCTCCGCCCAATAAGACGGAAGCTCAATCTCACGTCCGTCGCAATAAAAAGCGAGGCGTACTTCCAGTTCATTTTCCTTTTCCAAATCCAGCGAGTCATAATCCTCGCGGTAGATGGCCTTCGATGTATCCAAACTGCCACTACAGTCCCTATATAAAAGGGAATCCTTCAAATAGACCTGCATTTCGAGTGAATCGACACCGGACGGTTTTACGGCATACAAATTAATGGATTTCGGCGGAACAACCCACCAGTCCGGATCGCAGCTCATACCACACAGGCATAGCGCAAGCATCAACAAAAGCCCCATAAAGGGAAGACGAACCCACCTCACTAACATACGTATAAAATAAACAATATCAAAAACGATGTCAAGTAAAAAGGACTTAACCCGCCCACCACAATCAACAACAAACGATTATAAGCGCCTATAACCGTCCAAATCGGCCCTTGAGTTTTGCCAAGGCATCATTTTCGATGACTTCTTCGGAATCGTCGCCCTTTCGCTTGAACCTCAGGATTTCGAATTCTTCTAGCAAGGCGGATGCCTGCAAATAGAGTTCCGGGTATTCGGCATCGTCGCCCTGCATACGCTCCATTTTCGAAAGGAGTTCCCGAGCCTTTTTCAGCTCATGTTCCTTCATGAAACGGGCCTTGAGGAAGGGGCGGAACTTTTCGCGGAGCGTGCGCACCGATAGTTCGGGGCTTAAGGGAGCCTTTTCTCGGGATTGGTTCGGTGCGCTCGCACCCATCAACTCGCCCAAAGTGCAGAGTCTTTCGAATAAAGTCGTATCCTTATCTTCGGAATAGAGGGCAGCAATCTTTGCAATCGAAATTCCTGCAGCGGCCACCGCATCGCGAGCATGATCCTCGCCCTGACGCACCGCGACAGAAAATTCACGAAGTACATCCCAGAACTTGACAAACGCCTCTGCACCGAGCAGGGCCGACTCGTAAGTTGCACGCACCAGGGCGAGACGCACTTCATCATCTTCGCTACGCGTCTTTGCGGCGAGGTTCTTGAAATCGTTGATTTTCTTGCCTCGGGAAAATTCCAGTCCCGAAAAACGCACGCAGCGGTTCGCATCCAGTTTATCCGCGGCAAGCGACTTAAGCACCCAAGCCTTCAGGGCCGTCTTGAACCCATCGGCGTAAAGGCCTCCAGTTTCCAGCAGATTCAGGCGATCTGTAATGAGCGTATCAGATTCAGCAGAAACTTCGATGCGCTTTCGGAAAGCTTGCCAGAACGCAGATTCCGCCGGAGTCATCAGCGCTGATTCGCCGAGCCGCCAGCCAAACCGCATATTGTCTAACGCAAAGTCAATACCGAACGTCACCACGACAGGGCGCACCGCGGCAAACAAGCCAAAGCTCCCCCATTCTGGATTCAATTCGACCGAAAATTTTTCCGGGAAGCCCTGCTTGAAAATCTTGGCATGCAAGCGCAGGTGATTTTCTTTTTCGGGAGTCACCGTCGGGATGTCGCAATCAAGCTGTTTCATGCCTGCAAAAACTTCATAGAGGCTCAACAGAGGCGCCTTGTGCGGATTCTCCTTCAGCTTGTCACAGAAGGCATCGTCAATAAACGTGCGACGATTTTCAAGTTGCTTCTTGGCAGCCTTGGGCATTTCGCGAATGATGGACTCCGCCATCCACTCACGCCACTGATGAATCGAAAGTGCAAGTTTCGCAGGCGTCAGCTGCGGGAGCAAATCGTAAGGCAACTCCAGCGTAATACCGTCGTATTCCTTGGTCGCATCGAAAACCATCTCGCCATTAACCATGCGGCAAGAACCGTCGAGACCTTCGATACGGAACTGTTCGATGCTCCCCCCAAGAGTAGGTTCAGGAGCCTTGGCGGCTTTTTTCAGCTTATTTTTATTGTCGAGGAAATCACCTAGAGATTGCTTCGCACCACCGGTGTTCGCAATGACACCATCTACGGCACTTTCATTCTGTTCCAGCCAGAACTTGGCATCAAATTTCAGGAACTGGTCGGTATGTTCGCGAATGTAGTCCTTGAGCGTCTTGATGGAATTTACGCTATGGGCGATGCGCACATAGTAATCCACCAACGCATCTTCGCTCGGGGCAAGTCCAAACATTCGCTTACGCGCTTCAAGAGCATGCAAATCTTCAACGACACGTTCGTTATGCGTCATAAAGGCGAACGGACGTGCCATCTGGCCAAGCACCACAGCCTCGCGCCAGAAAATTTCGGCACACTCGTCAGGGTTCACACGAGCATAGTCCACGCGGTGTCCACGGCTAATCACAAGTCCCCTGAAACTTACTTCTTCTACCGCTTCTACGAATCCGCGTTCCTGGTTCCACATCGGCGAATACCAGCGGCGAGTGCAGAAGGGTTCCGCCACCTGCATAATCCATTCGGGCTTGATTTCGGCGGATTTATTGAGGAAAATGCGGCTCGTTTCGCGGACTTCAGCACTAAAGAGCCATTCCACACTCTTGCCGTACAAATCGCTACCGGGGAATACGTGCGTTTCGCGGCCGCTCACCAGTCGGTAGCAGCCATTTTCGATATCGCGGCGGGCTACACCTCCGAGGAACCCCGAAAGGAGCGCAATGTGCAGGTTGTCGCCGTGGAAAGAATCCAGCGGACACACTCGATTTTCGAATTTCACGTCGAGAATGCGGCTGAACTGTTCGTACAAGTCGATCCATTCGCGGCAACGCAAAAAATGGAAACTGAACTTGTCGCAGAACTTGCGCAATTTGTTCCAGGACTTGCCATCCCATTCTGCGCAGAAGGCGTTCCACATGCTAATGTAAGTCAAGAAATCGCTCTTGTGACCCGCAAACTTGCGATGTAGCTGACGGATGCGGGTGCGCTCCGGCTCCTCCCCGGGAACCACACGCGGATCCTGGATGCTCAGGGCAGAACAGACAATCAGCGCGGGCTGTAGGACTCCCGCCTCGCGCGCCCGCAAAAGCACCGCCGAAAGCGCCACGTCCATCGGGAGCCGCGTCATTTCGCGGCCAAGTTTAGTCACATGGCCGCTGCTGTTGTCCGCCGTCAAGGCGCCAAGTTCAAAAAGTGTCTTGTAGGCGCCACGGAAAGCCGAATGTGGCGGCGACTGCAAAAACGGGAAATTTTCAAGTTCAAGCCCCAGGCTACGCAGCTGAAGCACCACGTTCGCGAGATTACTGCGCCGGATTTCCGGCTCCGTAAACTCGTCCCGTTTCTCAAAATCTTCTGGTGAATAGAGTCGAATGCAAACGCCAGGCTTCACGCGCCCCGCACGCCCTGTGCGCTGCCGGGCACTCGCCTTCGAAATATCCTCGACAGGCAGCCCCTGGATTCTGGACTGCGCATTGTACCGCGAGATGCGGGCCGTTCCCGTATCCACCACGTAGGCGATTCCCGGAATGGTCAACGACGTTTCAGCAATATTGGTTGCCAGCACCACGCGGGTCTTTCCCGTATGCTTAAAGATGCGGCGCTGTTCATCGGGACTCATGCGTCCGTAAAGCGGCAAGATATCGAATGACGCCGAGTCAAGTTCATGCGCCAATTCACCCGCCAAATCCTGGATGTCGCGTTCCGTCGGTAAAAAGCAAAGCAGATGATCGCGGTGTCGCGTTTCCAAGTCAAGAATCGCATCGCGCGCTTCATCGAGCAGCCCCGAATCGCCCTTACCGCTGGTATCGAGGGCAGCCCGCATCGTCGAACCGCCACCGAAAAAATACTCAACCTCGACCGGATAAGTTCTTCCCTCGGCTTCGAGCACGCAGCTGTTTTCGTAGAATTCCTCGAAAAGCTTCGCATCCAGCGTCGCGGAGGCCACAATCAGCTTGAATTCGGGGCGCGCCTGTAAAACCGTCTTGAAAATGCCCAACAGGATATCGATATTCAGCGAACGTTCGTGCGCTTCGTCAATCACCACCGCCGAATACTGGCGGAAAAGCCTGTCGCGGCGGAATTCCTGCAGCAGGATACCGTCGGTCATCACCTTGATGGGGGCGTCACTCTGTCCCTGCTCCCAGAAACGGATCTTGGTGCTAACAAGCGTTTCGTCCTTCAGCTCTTCGCGCAAGCGATCCGCAATCGAGATCGCCGCCAAACGCCTCGGCTCCGTCACACCAATCTTGAACTCGGTCTGGGACTTCGCAAACCATTCCAGCAAAAACTTCGGCAGCTGCGTCGACTTTCCGGAACCGGTGTCTGCCTTGACAATCACCACCTGGTGTTTTTCAAGCAACTCAAAAAATTCTTCCCGATGTTCAACAACGGGAAGGTCTGGGTAGGTGATTTTCAAGTTGGTTATTTGCATTCTGGTTATGAGGGCGTAGCTACGCTGCTTTCGGCTATGGGCTCGGTCGCCAAAGGCTCCCTTTGAGGTTTAAAATAATTTCTGTATGATTCGCACAGAGCGAAGCGACCCCATCGCCCAAAGCGACTGTAAGGAGCGCACTCACTCTTTTATATGTCCGCACTTGTCACAGGTGAGTTTGTAACTGTTATCGGGATCGACAACCATCACGCCGTCACATTCCGGCACCTCGCACGGGAGTTCTCCCGGCATGACTTCGCGGTACGTCTGCTTTTCGGCCATCTTTATTCTCCGATTTCCTTGAGGTAACGAGCAAGAGCGTCCTGCCAAGTCGGAAGCGGCTTGAATCCGTTTTCCACCAACTTACTCTTGTCGAGGCGACTGTTGAACGGGCGTGCCGCCTTGCTTAAGCCATATTCCGCAGTCGTTACGGGAACAACCTTTGTGGAAAGCCCCGCCTGCTTGTAGATTTCACAGGTAAAGTCATACCAGCTAATGAATCCACCCTCGTTTGTCGCATGGTAGTAACCGTACTTTTCGGTTTCGTTCATGTCAATCAGCAATCGGGAAAGGTCGAGCGTATAAGTCGGCGTGCCAATCTGGTCGTTCACC
This DNA window, taken from uncultured Fibrobacter sp., encodes the following:
- a CDS encoding nucleoside recognition domain-containing protein, which translates into the protein MVLNIIWLIFFFGAFVACMVQWLAFGDSGIFNKAILGAFDMSKTAFEIAIGLTGILSLWLGIMKIGEKAGAVQLLAKIVSPLFSRLFPEIPKNHPVVGTMLMNISANMLGLDNAATPMGLQAMKQLQELNPNEDKTVASNSQIMFLVLNASGLTLIPVSIMTYRAQMGAANPSDVFLPILLSTFFSTIAGIVVLSFFQKVKLKDPVTVAWLGGLSACVIALMVYFSHLTAEALGTTSLFISGLLLFGLIVVFMGLAVYKKVQAYEAFVEGAKEGFHTAVMVIPYLVAILVGVAVFRASGAMDLVMNGISALLACFGIGNDVVPALPTAFMKPLSGGGARGMMIDAMKTFGADSFAGRLSCMFQGATDTTFYIIAVYFGSVGIKKTRHALTCALISDAVGIISAIAIAYMFFPPM
- the ftsE gene encoding cell division ATP-binding protein FtsE; amino-acid sequence: MIHFNHVTKSYEDNWKALSNVTLRIHKGEFVFLTGHSGAGKSTLLKLIYMDERPDEERGGQVMVKFTGDCLYDSKNTPDRKIQALRRKMGIIFQDFKLLPDRNVFENVALALRIVGTPSKQINAAVFDALALVGISQKRFAMPYTLSGGEQQRVAIARAMVHNPYLLLADEPTGNLDPKNAEEVFKIFKEINARGTTVVMATHNPDFYLNSPFRRLVLDHGELLNRDLI
- a CDS encoding peptidylprolyl isomerase, encoding MKFPAMMNRLTFVMSVFASLALAEPVLMEGVAAVVDGKPIMRSEFLNALYRYQETPEGNAMSEADQRKYVLDQLIDEKVLLSRIDRDSIVVTDAEVDQRVNAHLSQLAASQNTNLATLEKAIRAQLGISMAQYRDQLAKQIRGHIEMSRVRQRHIGTITPTKKEVDAFFAEYKDSIPQQFNCVLLSHIQLPIEPNQAIVDSVKLIADSLIDTLNLGMSFELLAKAHSQDTSAAKGGDLGYFKRGQLDPVFERALDLLKNGQYSANPVKTKLGWHIPRVLGRKEDGVRSAQILLRTIPTAADSAAVLARADSLQKNVKTMEDFSAAAKKFSEDKSSNFAGGRLGWFQRNEMEPAYVEPVANLNVGEISEPVLIDGSYHLFRLDDSRQTRDLNLEEDYAKIEQMAATHLENQKLEALVKKWREEVHIEIRMTE